From the Lolium rigidum isolate FL_2022 chromosome 2, APGP_CSIRO_Lrig_0.1, whole genome shotgun sequence genome, one window contains:
- the LOC124689904 gene encoding histone H4-like: MSGHGKGVKGLDKGGAKRHRNVLRDNIQGITKPAIRRLARRGGVKRISGLIYKETRGMLKIFLENYIRDAVTYTKNARRKTVTAMDVVYALKRQVRTLYGFGG, from the coding sequence ATGTCGGGCCATGGAAAGGGAGTCAAGGGCTTGGACAAGGGCGGCGCCAAGCGCCACCGCAATGTCCTGCGCGACAACATCCAGGGCATCACCAAGCCGGCGATCCGGAGGCTCGCTCGGAGGGGCGGCGTCAAGCGCATCTCCGGCCTCATCTACAAGGAGACCCGCGGCATGCTCAAGATCTTCCTCGAGAACTACATCCGCGACGCCGTCACCTACACCAAGAACGCCCGCCGCAAGACCGTCACCGCCATGGACGTCGTCTATGCGCTCAAGCGCCAAGTACGCACCCTCTACGGTTTCGGAGGCTGA